The following are encoded in a window of Paenibacillaceae bacterium GAS479 genomic DNA:
- a CDS encoding signal peptidase I, producing the protein MNIEPEQVHPGQGSGKQRLLPKGAETIAVLVLAILLSLLVQQYAFAQTEVHNISMQSTLRDGQRLLENKLAYRFSSPRRGDIAIISGPESELRLVKRIVALPGDNVTMDGGKLFINGKPLNEPYAKGQTYPLMLKLPFTVPEGHVFVLGDNRENSTDSRELGPVRISSLEGKIIFRLWPMSKLGTVH; encoded by the coding sequence ATGAATATCGAGCCTGAACAAGTTCATCCTGGCCAAGGCAGCGGAAAGCAGCGCCTGCTTCCAAAAGGAGCCGAAACGATAGCGGTGCTCGTCCTGGCCATACTGCTTTCCTTGCTGGTGCAGCAGTATGCCTTTGCGCAAACTGAGGTGCACAATATTAGTATGCAGTCGACGCTGAGAGATGGGCAGAGACTGCTGGAAAACAAGCTGGCCTACCGCTTCTCCTCGCCGCGGCGAGGGGATATCGCGATCATTAGCGGACCGGAGAGCGAGCTCCGGCTTGTTAAACGAATTGTGGCGCTCCCTGGTGATAATGTGACCATGGATGGAGGTAAGCTGTTTATCAACGGAAAGCCGCTTAACGAGCCCTATGCTAAAGGGCAGACGTATCCACTGATGCTAAAGCTGCCTTTTACCGTGCCGGAAGGTCATGTATTCGTGCTTGGCGATAATCGCGAAAATAGCACGGACAGCCGCGAGCTTGGTCCAGTACGGATCAGCAGCCTGGAAGGCAAAATCATTTTCCGGCTCTGGCCGATGAGCAAGCTCGGCACAGTGCACTAA